The Herbiconiux sp. SALV-R1 nucleotide sequence CAGACGGTGAACGCGAACGGCGGCATGGTCATGTGACGGGGAGGGCGGTGCGGGGCGGGGCGGCGGCCTCAGGAGACCGCTGCCGACGCCGTCGCGGCGGCCTCGGCCCTGGTCTCCTGGGGCCGCTTCGCGTGCGCGGTGAGCGTGCGCAGCACGAGCTCGACGTCGCCCTTCTCGTACCCCTCGACGATGGCGCGGTGGTCGTCGTGCAGCGCTGCGGTGGCCCGGGTCGACTCGCGGATCGAGCGCTGCTCCATCGCCGGCAGCCGCAGCCCCTTGTAGGTCTCGGTGAGGATGACGCTGCCGGCGAGCCCCACGAGGTACTCGTGGAAGGCGCTGTTCGCGCGGATCCAGCCCTCGGGGTCGCTGAATTGGCCGTCGACGCTGAACTCGAGGGTGGCCTCGAGCAGCGTGCGCAGCTCGGCGAGCTGGTCGGGGCCCACGGCTCCGACGGTCTGCGCGGCGGCGCCGATCTCGATGGCGAGCTTGGCGGCGTAGTAGTCGAAGATCACCTGGTCGGGAACCGGCTCGACCTGGAAGGTGGCGCCGGTGCGGCGCACGAGGCCCTCCGTGGTGAGGGCGACGAGCGACTGGTAGGCGCGGCCCACCTCGATGTCGAGCTCGGCGGCGATCGCCTCGGCGTCGAGCGGCTGGGCCTCGTCGGTGACCGCCCCGACGACGTAATCGCGCACCGCGTGCAGGGCCGCAGCATCCGGTGCCGTCTCCATGCGGCCGAAGGAGCCGCGGAAGTAGGCCAGCGGGTTGCCGGGCTTCGACGACACCCGCACCACGCGGGCGAGGAAGACGAGGTGGGTGCCGCCGCGCACGGTCTCGTCGACGACGCACTCGAAGTGGGCGATGCACCCCGCGATGAGCGGCACCCCGGTCTGGCCGCGCTCGACGGCGATGGTCTGGAACTTGTCGGGCGCCTTGCTGGCGAAGCGCTGCGCGATGGGCGCGGAGTCCTCGGCGAGCACGTTGACGGCGAAGGTGCCGGTCTTCACGATGGCCTGCGCCGTGGTCGAGGTGACGTTGAGGCAGATGAGCAGGCTCGGCGGCTCGTCGGAGAGCGAGCTCACCGCGCTGGCGGCGGCGCCCAGGTCTTCGCCGTCGAGGGTGGTGGTGATGACGGTCACCCCGCTCGCGAACCGCCCCATGACGTCACGGAACTCGCCCTTGCTCGGGCCGTCTGCCGTGATCTCGACTTCGGTCATGTCTCGCCCCTTTGCGCTGACTGGTGTGGCGGGGCAGGTGCCCCGGCGACTGTGGCGATGCTAGCATTTGGTTACAACAGCTACAACTACTTTGTGGCGAGGACGACGACGTTCAGCAAGGAGTGCAGTATGCAGATCATCTCGGGCCGATCGGGTGCCCCCTCCATCACCGCCACCGGCACCTTCACGGGCCAGGTGTTCCAAGACCCGGTGCTCGGCGGTCTCGACGAGGTGAAGATCAACACCGTCATCTTCACCCCCTGCTCGCGCACCTACTGGCACCACCACGAGAACGGGCAGCTGCTGCAGGTGTTCCGCGGCAAGGGGTACGTCTGCGGGCGCGACGGCGTACCCCGCGTGATCACCGAGGGCGACACCGTGTGGATCGAACCCGGCGAGCGGCACTGGCACGGCGGCACCGCCGAGACGCTGCTCGGGCACACCGCGATCACGCTGGGCGGCACCGAGTGGCTCGAGGAGGTCTCCGAGGAGGAGTACGCCGAGGCCGCACGGGTGAACGGGCTCGGCGACGACGCATCCGCTTCGACCCCCGCGGGTGCCTGAGGCCATGCCCGCCCGCCGACCCGAACCCGCGGTGCTCTCCGACGCCGCGCGCGACGAGCTCATCGCCCTGCTCGGACGCGACCGGATGCTGCTCACCGAAGAGGAGCGCGACACCTTCCGCGATCCCTACTGGTTCCACGACGACCGCAGCTACGACTCGTCGGGCGTGGTCTTCCCGCGCACCGTCGAGGAGGTGCAGGAGGTCGTGCGC carries:
- a CDS encoding flavin reductase, which produces MTEVEITADGPSKGEFRDVMGRFASGVTVITTTLDGEDLGAAASAVSSLSDEPPSLLICLNVTSTTAQAIVKTGTFAVNVLAEDSAPIAQRFASKAPDKFQTIAVERGQTGVPLIAGCIAHFECVVDETVRGGTHLVFLARVVRVSSKPGNPLAYFRGSFGRMETAPDAAALHAVRDYVVGAVTDEAQPLDAEAIAAELDIEVGRAYQSLVALTTEGLVRRTGATFQVEPVPDQVIFDYYAAKLAIEIGAAAQTVGAVGPDQLAELRTLLEATLEFSVDGQFSDPEGWIRANSAFHEYLVGLAGSVILTETYKGLRLPAMEQRSIRESTRATAALHDDHRAIVEGYEKGDVELVLRTLTAHAKRPQETRAEAAATASAAVS
- a CDS encoding cupin domain-containing protein, with translation MLAFGYNSYNYFVARTTTFSKECSMQIISGRSGAPSITATGTFTGQVFQDPVLGGLDEVKINTVIFTPCSRTYWHHHENGQLLQVFRGKGYVCGRDGVPRVITEGDTVWIEPGERHWHGGTAETLLGHTAITLGGTEWLEEVSEEEYAEAARVNGLGDDASASTPAGA